From the genome of Medicago truncatula cultivar Jemalong A17 chromosome 2, MtrunA17r5.0-ANR, whole genome shotgun sequence:
AAAAAAATCGGCAGTTCTTCCCCTGAACGAGTTCTCCTCAAGAAGCTTGCAGTACCGAGCAAGAAAAAACATATGAAACAAGAAATCCAAATCTGCatatttaataagaaaatatcatGGCACAGTTAAATCAATAATTCACAATTATCAAATTACAAGGATTATATATATACAGGCATTGTTTATCTAGTCCAAATagagaaggaaaaagaagacAGAGGTGCGTGTGGTGTGGTGGGGTGGGGAGGAGGGAAGCATCATACACCCACTTTGTATCAAGAGATTATTGATTTCAATAATTACAAAACATCAAACCATCAATTTAAGTCTCAAATTTCAACCCTCTTACTTTATAGAACGCATTAAGTAATCTAGATAGTACAACACTGCAGATGCACCATGACCAGAAAAGGATTACCTAATTGGCAACGCAAGAAGGGAACTACGCTATTAAGGTCAAGTGCCAAATATGAAGCGGTTTTGTTTCTTCAATAAGTAGCAAGGGTGCACGAAAGCACATATCTTGTAATCAAGTAGTTTATTTATGGGAACTATCATGCCCAGAGTCATTCACCTCGTGTACATCTCACCTATAGCAATAACCTCTCCTCTGTTACTCCCAACATAGTTTCGATTTCACCAGTGCCATAGTTCCCAAAATGCAATTTCGCAATGTAACGATTAAACCCATATGTTTAAAACGTCCCTATTAATATTTAACTTGACCAATACTCACTCAATCACATTCACTCACAAACACACatgctattaaaaaaaaaaaaaaaaaacataaacacacacacaaatatgCAGTAGAGAgggagaaagggagggagaaATGCATTGGTATATGGTCTTCGTAAACTAGGATTAAAACGAGTTCCCCACACgtgtcaacaacaaaaaatctcCATATACTTCTAAACAACGACGAAATGAAAATCAGAGCCACAACAATACAATGCTAACAACATTAATTAGTGACGTAGGCACATTAAAACGGAACTTGATATATATCAAGTAACCGCCAGACCAATCGCAATAAATAGCGAATCTTTTAAAGGTGAAGGAGTCCCAAGTAGGTAACACGGTTGGAAAACTACGGACCAGAGTTCAAACTCCGAAAACTAAGGAAGCCACTAATTTTCTTACAACatttgcctataaaaaaaaaggtataaagGTAGAATATTTTACCCATCTTCCTGAAGTACAAGAAATTAGTAACCAAACGCCAAAACTGATACTGCTTCACAACCAATCTGGGGTTCAAGTACAGATGATACGGAGAAATTATCTgcaaaatcataaacaaataCATCAATCAATTAAACCCATCACAGTGCAATAATTAAGAACTAAAACCTATAGAATATCAAATtgcaacaaaatataaataaacaaataaccTCTTCcaaatttttaaccaaaaacaaaatgcaaTTAACTTGTTAATACACACAATTAATGATTTAGTTTCAAATTAATGTACTAACGGTTACAAatattgaaatcaaaacaacaataacaaattcaACCAAATTAGATACACCATAATTGCGAGAGAAAAAATtagaaaccctaaaaattgagaaGAAATTGGGTATACCTCAAGGGAACATCCGATGGTGGTGACAACTGCAGCAGTGAGATAAGATCGTGTGATCACCGGCATCTGTTTGTACCATTCTTCAACTGCTTGTGCCATTGTTGTTAATTTTCCTTAATCTCTCTTTAATCGTAATTAACACTTGATTATAATAAGAAATATATGAACGAACGTTAAATTTAAAGGGTTTAGCTGTGATTAATCAGAGAAAATTGGAAAAAGTGAGATTTGGATGGAAATTGATGTGACGGAAGAAGCGTAGAAGAAGAGAacgagaaggaagaagaggtgAGAAAACAATGAATGACAGAGAAAGCGCGAATCATAGAGCGCGTGGAATACACGAACCAATAGCGTTGTTGTTGCCTTGTTGTAACAAGAAGACTTGGGTTTTGAAGCCCATGGGTTAAGCCCAACAACTACTtacatgttgtttttgtttctcaattttcataCCAAagtaatgaattttattttttgaaggaataccAAAGTAATGAAGTTGACCACAGAGAAAACAGacattataataaattaaatagtaACTACTTTcgtttttgaaaattgttgttcccactCCAAAGTTTGATATGAAACAtcataaaattatgaatataacATTATCCCGCAGGTTCAATTCCAACGGTAGTTAATTGTCGTTCTTTAATTTCAACTGCACTTAAATAAATGTCGTTGACATCTTTTATGTCTCACAAATTGGTGGTTGCTCAAAGAGAAAAGTCAACACTCAGTACGAGTTAACACAAGGCAGAGGATCAACACATTAACGGTGGAGTGAAAAACTCAAAATCGTAAATCTCAATCACAATCAATGGGGGCATAATTAACGGAGCAGCAAAAACGGAAAGGAAGGATCgtatatttattgagaaaacGGTTACTTTCGAAACCaaaacagaaacaaacaaatgcTACAAAAAAGAAGGATTGGTGGTCGAATTTAAGGAAACAAATAATAAGGAAGAGGAAATTAAATATGAGAATATTGTTGAGAGAGACAATGTACGGTTGAGAGATTGAAAAAATCAGGCTGAAACATTTATGGGTGGTGAAAGCACAATTAATGGTGGTTCGAGAAAGGAAAATGGATTAAAGTCTACGACAATGAAGGATACTctgaaataaaattctgaacGGCACTTAAGTGCAGATGAAATTGGagaacgacagttaactgccgctctGATTGAACTGACGGTAATTAACTACTTATGTAAGTAACTGacgacagttaactgctgatGAGGTTATATTCGTAATTTCATGGTATTTTAAAGCAAACTTTGAAGTGGGAACACcagttttctttgtttttggcttaattacggATTTGATCCCCATATTCCACTCATTCACGAAATTGTTCCTcctattttaaaatcacatggCATTGGTCCCTCTTTTAGATAGGAAAATGAATTAATGGCTACGACAATGAAGGATACTctgaaataaaattctgaacGGCACTTAAGTGCAGTTGGAATTGGAGAACAGTAGTTAATTGTCGCTAGGATTGaaccagcggtagttaactacttaTGTAAGTAATCAgtgacagttaactgtcgatgaGATTATATTCGTAATTTTATGGTGTTTCATAGCAAACTTTGAAGTgagaacaacaattttctttgtttttggcttaattacggATTTGATCCTCATATTTCACTCAGTCACGAAATTGTTCCTcctattttaaaatcacatggCATTGGTCCCtctccatatttttttaacttcaaaTAACGATTCTTCAAGAAAACAATAGCAATTCTCAAACCACTTATTAGATGCATATTTTTAATCAAGTTTGCTCatcttttaaattaataaatcaaatcaaacaatcaCAAACATTAAAGTCTAATTTGTATACTCATGTGATAGTATGACATCTGCAAAGCTTAAATTGACACACTATAACATTAGCAGATCTGGAAAATAGCACAAGGCTGCAAGCATTAGTTCATTTGGTTGAcaataaatcataaatcttTGTTGTTATATAATAAGTTAACTACAATAGTTCGACCATTACTGCtttgtttggattataaaaGAGAGTGAAGAGAAAGAAAGCGAAAGGAAAATTTgtcaaaaggaaagaaagtagagGAAAGTGAATAGAAAGTGGAATGAAAGTGAAGAAAGAGCCTTATTTATTAAATGACATTAATAACCCCGCGTcgttataattttaattttgtctaacattttgttttattaaaacatatatatatattacttaaAAGAAATGTTATAtgtgaacaatttttttgggatacatctatactatatataaagagaatataTGAGTTTGGGTTGActtttatttacatattttacCATACATTTAAggtattttatttactatattatcctttaaaaatattaattaaaaaaattaaatcacatTAAAATATGCTCACTCCGCtgcaataatatatatatatatatagacttctatactatatataaagagaatacaTGAGTTTGGACTAACTTATTTCTTACTTATTTTACCCTTCATTTACgctaatttatttaatattttctcctttaaattttttgattaaaaaactaaatcacATAATAGTTTATTTACAAATATGAGACTGCCATGCTACACTAGGAACAATATTCTCTACATTGTATATAAAGAGGAGAAGAAATTTTGGACTGACTTTTTACTATTTCAATTATATCCCTAAATAGTTTTTTCTATATTGATGGTGttcttgaaaaagataagaatttattaaataaactattaaTATCTGcatgaaatatataattaataaatccTAACTATCTAAGTtgaaaaaattgtcaattataataattgtttttgattttgtaagaatttacaaaatcacCTTGTATTTCTAACATATGTATTATGTAGTTGGTTATTGATGGTGTTATGTAAGTAGTTGGTTATTGATATGCTCATATGCATGACTTCAAGTATGATATTTAAGACATGggaattcataaaaattaatgtgTAGTTTTAtctaatattcaattttttttatgtaatttattttgttggcATTATAGgcaatttaaacttttttttgaccaaatatgCAATTTAAACTTAATGACAtattaattgtgtttttatattttctttaaataaaaatattatcattttatcCACAAGTTCtaactcaactgacaaaaaagttaaaattattaGATTGAACACCTTGATCGAAGTTCAAACCCTGACATCTTCACTTATGTGTGAGAGTTAAATGACTTTGCTATTTCATCCGactacaaaaaatattttaaaaaaaatatattaacttttaatttctaaattaatagaaaattttaaattttagattaacttcaaaattaaattctCGTATCTAAGTTTGACCTCTAATTTGATCAACACTTGATAGGTTTTACCAATTATCTTTTGACTGAATTGAGAAGGACACTAGTTTTTTAATAACATTTGTAAATGATTATACTGGTGCCATTGATTTCCGTCGATGTTCATTTCGGTGGAtcaatttagcttcttcaaagaaaaagttaCAGTTGTaccaagttttattttaaaattgtatttgtatgttcgcataaatatctttaatttttacGGATTACAcaaatacaagaaaataaaaagtacatGAAATGAATAAGAGACTAAATAAAGAATGAATGTTGATGTTGTTCCTTGTCTAAGTTTAAAATGGTAACCgatggtttaaaaaaaaagatctacaatgaaatttataattaatcaaaaacaatagaaagttACAGAATTTTATGCAAttactggaaaaaaaaatagttatttgaTACGCAATAGACATAAAATCAATATGAGTTagaatttacaaaatcactttgtatttgtaaaatatatatattatatattatcatttGATAAATATGGTTTCAATAATCATATTTAACTGATGAAGAATTAACGGTGTTATGCATGTAGTCGGTGATATTTTTTGTGATCGATAAGTATGACTTCAAGAGTCATATTTAAGCACATGTACTTCGCTCGTCATCACCCTTTGAGTTTTTCTGATATCCTTTACCTCCACCTCTTGAGACACTGAAGCCTTCACCAACATCATCAACCATCAAATCTTTGAACTTAGTCAACTCTTTGGTTTTCTACTCCGCTTGAACTTCCTCCGTGATAGTGCTTTCCTTGCCATAAAACATGATATCCTTGAAGGACTCAAGATCTAGGTAACACACACAACAAGAGTAAAACCCTGTCTTCATCCTCAATGTTTTCCAAATTATCAAGGATTTTGTTCAACTCTGTTAGTTGCTCCGTGATGGTTTTGGTCTTTTGGACTCCACCATCCTCAAGGAATATAGTTGTTATTTCAGAAATTGCTTATACATAGTACAGTACTATAATGGAGCTAATACACACTGCAATATTATAACCTGATCAAAAATCCGTATCACGATTTGACCTTCAGTAGTTCACCCATATTCGAACTTAAAAATCGTgtcaatcgtgtcacgatttcaaACTAAGTGAACCTTACAATTTTTGAACCAAAAGATAACGGTAGATAAATAACAATCATTTGGTAAACTTTAATTTACATGTCCTCATACAAAGAGTTCAAATTTTGGATATTTCttttgaacataaaaaaaaaagagtagaaTGACATGATTGATATCACACTTCACAATCATACAACGACAAACGTCTCTTTCATTAATTCTCCTCCAGAACTAATCAATTAAACCATTTGTAATTAATCATCTTCTAAAACAACCTcccatgtacttttttttttttttttttttgtagatagatgAAATGGCAAATCCATTATActttcacacacacaagtggaggtaccggggttcgaaccccggtcatagcatccggcctaacaatttcggcattttgccagttgagctaggacttgtgGATACAACCTCCCATGTACTCAAGCAGCTCTAGCAAGAACTTCCAATCTTTCAGGCACAACAGCAGGGTCAATATGGAAACCTCTTCTTATTAATCTTGGAACAGTAACAGTTAAAACTCCATTTTCATACTCAGCAGAAATGCCATCAATATCAACCCTCCCAGGAAGCCTAAACTTCCTCTCAAACTTCCTCACAGGTTCTGTTGAGTCTTCTTCATTCACTGCAACTTCAGTTCTAATCATAAGGTACTTTGAGTCCTCAACCTCTACCCTTAAATCTTCTTTCCTAACACCTGCCATAAAAAGCAAAACTAACAATTTCACACACCtctattttctaaatatttttttccatgtCTATGGAATCTTTGTTTATACACCTCTGgacttaaatataagcaaaatataGTTCATGTATATGGTAACCTGTGACCAGGTACATGTATTTTTTGGactaaatataagaaaatatctgGTCCACAAGTGAACCAtatacatgtattttttttacttatattcaaGTCCGGAGGAGTATTGAGGGgatgatatatattatatcttGACAAGgaaaaataggcttaattaccTGGGATGGCAGCTGAAAATAAATGAGATTGAGGGGTTTCTGTCCAGTGAACATAGTTTTGTGGGGTGAAATTATAAGGAAAGAGGAGGTTTGAAGGAACAAGATATTGCCATGGAAAAGAGTGAGGTGGTGATGGGAACTCCATTCTTTTGTTATGTGAATGAATTCAGACTTCAAAGTTGTTCTATAGTATTGCTAAATATACTATTTGGGATGTTTGGTTGATTTGGATGATGCTTGTGGAAGCAAAGGGTTAGGTAGTTGGCTTTAAGACCAAGTGGGCAAGTTGTGTTTATTTGAGATGTTACCTTACGAGTGGTTTTCTTATGCATATGTTAATTCATTGATCTTGAAAAATAACGTGGGACACTGGTTCAAAATATCAAGGAGTCTTGACCTTTACATTGTCCATATCTATCAACAACGGAAcattttaatttgataaaataaagttgCATCACGTGATTCACCGCCATCTTGGAGCAAAGCTGCCTCACTTCCTGATATTTTTATGTCTGTACTGTGTATGAGTCCAGGATATTTGTAGTTACAGATGattataaactaaaaaattgaagatatttATAAGAAACTAACACAAAAATATCTATGTCTTCAAATGAACAATTTACAAAGCTGGGTTAGTTTATGTTGTAACTCACAAATCACCTTCTTCCAGTTTTATGAATCTTTTAAATAAATCTTCTGAAAATTCCTTTCCAAAGCATATAATGTACACAAATCCTGTGTTAAATGTATATTCTTTGCATTAAACAGGTTTTCTTGTAAAAAGTTCAAATGCTGAGAtgcaaaaccaaatattttgaTGCTAAGTTTGTCACTGATCTTTAGCAATTATTTTCGTACcttgtattttttctttagaaACTCAGTATCCAGCAAAAGAGGAACAAATCCAAGGACTCTCGTCCTACCATCCACTAGAGGGGGTTAATTAAAGTCAAAGTATATTCATCTATGGACTGTCTCAACATAGAAATTGTTAGTATCTTGAGGATTCAAACTGAACTTGagttcatttaaattgatagttGCAAATATGGATAAACTTGCTCATATGTCTATTTGTAACATTCAAGGTGTTGCAAGAGATTCAATGAAAAATGAGAAGCATAAACTTCTGTGTGACAAGGGACAAATGAAAGAACTCACAAAACTCAAACTAGAGGCATAGGATACAAAATTGAATAATAACTGTTGGGTTCATAATTCAGATGTAtattaaaacaagaaaaattcataatccaTCACAGCTTACAAGGACTTTCATAGTTTAGTACAATTCATGTTTCATTTAATCACATGACAAGTGAGAAAATGTGAAGTTTGCTACAAGCTTGAATATCAGTGACAGTAGATAGACACTCATTTTCAGAGTTTTTATGACAGTTGCATTCAAGTGTTTACTCCAAAAACAAAACCATTGCTGTACGAAGGAAGATTGCTAGAAGGCATGAGGTTTTTCACGGGCGAACGAAAAGGATTCGGAGTCACCGGATGTGTGACGTGCAGTCCAGCATTACGAAGGACTTGTTTAGCATTCACACATGCAACTTCAGATTGATCGGTGAAGAAAGCAGGCACACCAATTGATTTAATCAAATCAAGAGCTCCACTCCAACTAGAATAATTTTCTAATCTAGAGTTTAGACCAATAACAACATGTGGAGAAGGTAGGTATGAAGCTTCCACCTGATAAACACCTCTCACAAGATTCACTCTTACTCTGCTACCTATTCCTGAAGTTGTACCTGATAAATTTGTTGGAACTTCTGGTCCCACCATCACTATTTGTACATTTCCCAATCCATTAAGTAAATGACCTACTTCTGCAAATGCTGGCATCCAATCTAACTCGCCTTCGGGTCCAAGGTAATGAATAATCACTTCCTTCCCTTTCAGTATAAGGTTCTTTGAGCTTATATTAAGAGTGGTTAGTATGTGATACACAGTCAATGGATGCGAGAGTATGTCGGCAACAGGACTTGAAAACGGAAGTGAGCGAAGATTGTAGTACTCCGACCAACCTGAGAGAAGTAATGGGCTTGAGACAAAATGGTTATTGAATGAAGAGTCGTGAGGATACTCAATGTCATCAAGTTCACCCCATTGTTCATGGATCCCGCCTTTCACAGGAAGGAGACCAAAAGGGCAGTGAGAATAGCAACTGCATTTTCTCCTCCACATACCCTTTTGGTGAATATCTAACGATTCAAGCCACTTGCAAGGTTGGTCCGCAGAACATGGGAACAAGAAAATATTTATGGCTAATTCTTCTTCCCTTTCCATCATGGCCTTGTAAAGTCCACACAAGCTTCTGTGTGTGTCATTCCAGTTTTGTTTCTGGCAGATTGAACTGCAATAAACAACCGCTCTACATCTGCCGCAACAAATTGACTGTTCTCCAAACACTTCTCTCTCACACATTGCACACTGTCTCAAACCAGTACTTGAGTATCCAATTGCGTCGCTGAAAGTGTCCTCCCTGGGCGGTTCTACATATTTAGTCGGCGTTGAACCAGCACTCACACTACTAGATTTTTCATCATATGCCTGACCAGGTGGATGTGAGACAGTAACAGCAACAAGGTCATAACCTCCCTTAGTTACTTCTGGTGGCCACTGAACATCAACAGTCTCTATAAAAGGTTCAAAACACACCATTGTCGAATACTTTGAACCACCATCCCTATCCACCAGAAGTAAAGGATGAACCATACAAATAGCCTTCATGAAAGCATAAACAAACCTAAGCTCATCAAGAGTCGGATTTCTAAACCTAAGATCACCAGCAACCGTACACCGAGCAACATCAATAACAGGAAATCTATCACTCCCCGATACTTCAAGCGACAATGACTTAATCATTTTTCGATTCGAAGGAAACATCAAAGACTCCACTTCAAAAGTAACCCTTAAAACCTCAACATTCGGAACACGAACAGTCTCTCTAGAACCCGTCATTTTCTTAGCATCACTTTCCGATCTATACATATAAAAACCAATATCCCCTCCATCACCTCCAACAAACTGAACACACGGAAAAGGCTGTTTCTTGGCAGACCAATCAGAATCCTTTCCAACCCGGATTCCGAAATAATGCCCCGGACGCAGCCTTTTCCATGGTTCGGTTCTATACAAAGCTGCAGAAGCTTTGTATATAGATCTAATGAAATTGGTAACAATGCCATCAATTTTCATCAAACATGTACCAGATCCAGGACCAAGCCCAGGTCCACACCCAAATTGTTCCTGATATCTATCAAACAAACTCTTCAAATGCAAATCCATTCTTGAAATTACTCTAATCTATCATACACTCGAAATTACACAGAAACTAATCTTAATAACACAAAACCATTACCATAATATGCATTAGATATAACTAATCAAAGGAAAATCAAATGGGTCTAGTGAACTCAATGCATATTCAATTCGTGTTACAAACATAAATCAGAAACAAAGGttgaatgaagaaaagaaaaaagagaattaTAGTTTGATTCACCTCAAAGATTCAATTCTGATTTATGTCGTTTTTACGAGCAATTGGATTTGACTGTCTAATAGACTGCGACTGTTCTCATTTTGGATTTGGTGAAATCGGAAGTTTCATTATGAAATCAGTGCCGCCTATATAATCAGCTGTCAAAAAGTGATCTTTTgaaatcaacaacaaatcatccaTTGATAACAGAAAATTGTATCCTTTATTTAGATGAAATAAACTATCCTttctttttaaacaataaactatcctttgtttttttattaatctaacaaaatcttataaaattttaagaattaaattgattttaggCTTTATTGCACTTTTCCCTTATAGTTTgacaattgtgcgattttgcaccccatagttttaaacgagcgattttgccccctatagttttccctctttctgattttatgatccctatgacatttagtgctgatatgtctgtttttttatcaattaatgtgtgtcacgtgtgtaattctatttcttaaaaaaaattaagaaaaatggtatttttcatattttgagagaaggagACACGTGacatttcttcttaaaatctgaaaaatcatGTGccccttctctcaaaatctgaaaaataccttttttttattttttaaaaaatagaattacacacgtggcacacattaattgataaaaaccAACACTAAATatcatggggaccataaaatcagaaaggggaaaAACTATAGGCGGcgaaatcgctcgtttaaaactatggggt
Proteins encoded in this window:
- the LOC25486134 gene encoding 15.4 kDa class V heat shock protein yields the protein MEFPSPPHSFPWQYLVPSNLLFPYNFTPQNYVHWTETPQSHLFSAAIPGVRKEDLRVEVEDSKYLMIRTEVAVNEEDSTEPVRKFERKFRLPGRVDIDGISAEYENGVLTVTVPRLIRRGFHIDPAVVPERLEVLARAA
- the LOC25486135 gene encoding zinc finger MYND domain-containing protein 15; the protein is MDLHLKSLFDRYQEQFGCGPGLGPGSGTCLMKIDGIVTNFIRSIYKASAALYRTEPWKRLRPGHYFGIRVGKDSDWSAKKQPFPCVQFVGGDGGDIGFYMYRSESDAKKMTGSRETVRVPNVEVLRVTFEVESLMFPSNRKMIKSLSLEVSGSDRFPVIDVARCTVAGDLRFRNPTLDELRFVYAFMKAICMVHPLLLVDRDGGSKYSTMVCFEPFIETVDVQWPPEVTKGGYDLVAVTVSHPPGQAYDEKSSSVSAGSTPTKYVEPPREDTFSDAIGYSSTGLRQCAMCEREVFGEQSICCGRCRAVVYCSSICQKQNWNDTHRSLCGLYKAMMEREEELAINIFLFPCSADQPCKWLESLDIHQKGMWRRKCSCYSHCPFGLLPVKGGIHEQWGELDDIEYPHDSSFNNHFVSSPLLLSGWSEYYNLRSLPFSSPVADILSHPLTVYHILTTLNISSKNLILKGKEVIIHYLGPEGELDWMPAFAEVGHLLNGLGNVQIVMVGPEVPTNLSGTTSGIGSRVRVNLVRGVYQVEASYLPSPHVVIGLNSRLENYSSWSGALDLIKSIGVPAFFTDQSEVACVNAKQVLRNAGLHVTHPVTPNPFRSPVKNLMPSSNLPSYSNGFVFGVNT